The following coding sequences are from one Apus apus isolate bApuApu2 chromosome 28, bApuApu2.pri.cur, whole genome shotgun sequence window:
- the R3HDM2 gene encoding R3H domain-containing protein 2 isoform X6, which produces MSNSSTTQESLEIMKETEKKVVEESVNKTKCVSRSPSKEEMEKDGGEEVSIRQESQRRTSTHGHARKRAKSNSKLKLVRSLAVCEESSSPFVDGLLESQDIIQLHVSCPSDKEEEKSTKDGAEKEEKDKNKEKTPRRMLSRDSSQEYTDSTGIDLHEFLVNTLKKNPRDRMMLLKLEQEILEFISDNNNQFKKFPQMTSYHRMLLHRVAAYFGMDHNVDQTGKAVIINKTSNTRIPEQRFSEHIKDEKNVEFPQRFILKRDDTSTDRDDNQIRLPLQDGRRSKSIEEREEEYQRVRERIFARETGQNGYLTDSRGNRDSLNRASGSRQSSTESEMKSLEPRPWSSTDSDGPVRNLRPPVTKASSFSGISILTRGDSIGSSKGSAASRTSRAGLVLGAPEACSQSPSSQPSGGLLPCTAQQPQPQPPQQPPAQPQGLSPAAQQQPAMSNHMISQADELSNPFGQISLSRQGSTEAPDPSSAVFQSSLISQHPQQTGFIMATPGQPIPTSNYSASAHTATTQQVLQPQGYIQPPQQIQVSYYPPGQYPNSSQQYRSLSHPVAYSSQRTQQLPQQSQQPGLQPMMSNQQQTYQGVMGVQQAQPSGLLNSQRNSMGGQMQSMMGVQQAQPPGLLSNQRSGMGSQMQGLMVQYTPLPSYQVPVANESQSVVQQPFQQPVLVPASQSVQGGLQAGGVPIYYSVIPAAQQNGTSPSVGFLQPPGSEQYPMPQSPSPCSPPQMQQQYSGVSPSGPGMVVMQLNVPNGPQAPQNPPVVQWSHCKYYSLDQRGQKPGDLYNPDTSAQASTQLSSPITSPTQSPTPSPVTNLNNVCTGLSPLPVLTQFPRPMGPAQGDGRYSLLGQPLQYNLSICPPPLLHNQPNYNAHQGQTGMKHGNRSKRQALKSASTDLGTSDVVLGRVLEVTDLPEGITRTEADKLFTQLAMAGAKIQWLKETQGRHGDGGSGDNNGTPENGRHSDLAALYTIVAVFPSPLAAQNASLRLNNSLSRFKLRVAKKNYDLRVLERASSQ; this is translated from the exons ATGTcaaacagcagcacaacacAGGAGTCACTGGAAATAAtgaaagagactgaaaaaaaggtGGTTGAGGAATCtgtgaacaaaaccaaatgtgTATCCAGGTCACCAAGcaaggaggagatggagaaggatggaggagaggaggtCAGCATACGCCAGGAATCTCAG AGGCGAACTTCAACTCATGGACATGCCAGAAAAAGAGCCAAG tctAATTCTAAACTTAAACTGGTCAGGAGTTTGGCTGTATGTGAAGAATCGTCTAGCCCCTTTGTAGATGGGCTTCTGGAATCCCAG GATATCATTCAGTTGCACGTTAGCTGCCCCTCTgacaaggaagaggaaaagtcCACAAAAGATGGggctgagaaagaagaaaaagacaagaataAAGAAAAGACACCAAGGAGAATGCTGTCTCGAG ATTCCAGCCAGGAATATACAGACTCCACTGGAATAGATTTGCATGAGTTTTTAgtaaatacactgaaaaaaaacccacg GGATAGAATGATGCTACTAAAGTTAGAACAGGAGATTCTGGAATTTATTAGTGATAACAA CAATCAGTTTAAGAAGTTCCCTCAGATGACCTCGTATCATAGGATGCTGCTGCACCGGGTAGCTGCCTACTTCGGCATGGACCACAACGTTGACCAAACTGGGAAGGCGGTCATTATCAACAAGACCAGTAACACACGAAT ccctgagcagaggTTCTCTGAGCATATCAAAGATGAGAAGAATGTGGAGTTCCCACAGAGGTTTATCCTAAAACGAGATGATACCAGCACGGACCGAGATGATAATCAG ATCAGACTCCCCTTGCAGGATGGGAGAAGAAGCAAATCTATAGAAGAGCGAGAGGAAGAGTATCAGCGGGTCAGGGAGCGGATATTTGCACGAGAG ACTGGCCAGAATGGATATCTCACTGACAGCAG GGGCAACCGGGACAGTTTGAACCGGGCCTCAGGCAGCcgccagagcagcacagagagcgAAATGAAGTCACTGGAGCCTCGGCCATGGAGCAGCACTGACTCAGATGGCCCTGTCCGCAACCTGCGACCACCAGTTACCAAAGCCAGCAGCTTCAGTGGCATCTCCATCCTGACACGAGGGGACAGCATCGGGAGTAGCAAAGGCAGCGCTGCCAGCAGAACATCCCGGGCAG GTTTGGTGCTAGGTGCCCCTGAAGCATGCAGCCAATCCCCTTCTTCACAGCCCAGCGGTggcctcctgccctgcacagcccagcagcctcagccacagccaccacaacagccaccagcacagccccaaggactttcacctgcagcccagcagcagccagccatgAGTAACCACATGATATCCCAG GCTGACGAACTCAGCAACCCCTTTGGGCAGATCAGTCTCAGCCGACAGGGCTCTACAGAAGCACCAGATCCTTCCTCAGCTGTGTTCCAGTCATCCCTCATTTCCCAGCATCCTCAGCAGACAGGATTCATCATGGCAACCCCTGGACAGCCCATTCCCACCTCCAACTACTCTGCCTCAGCGCACACGGCCACCACAcagcaggtgctgcagccccagggctaCATTCAGCCTCCCCAGCAA ATTCAGGTTTCTTACTACCCTCCTGGGCAGTATCCAAACTCCAGCCAGCAATACAGATCTCTCAGTCACCCAGTGGCCTACAGCTCCCAACGCActcagcagctcccccagcagtCCCAGCAGCCTG GTTTACAGCCAATGATGTCCAACCAGCAGCAAACATACCAAGGTGTAATGGGagtgcagcaggcacagccctcTGGGCTCCTCAACAGCCAGAGGAACAGCATGGGGGGCCAGATGCAGAGTATGATGGGAGtacagcaggcacagccccctGGCCTTCTCAGCAACCAGAGGAGCGGTATGGGGAGCCAGATGCAAGGCCTGATGGTCCAGTACACTCCACTGCCTTCGTATCAG GTTCCTGTGGCCAATGAGTCTCAGAGTGTCGTCCAGCAGCCCTTCCAGCAGCCAGTGCTTGTACCAGCTAGCCAGTCTGTTCAGGGGGGTCTTCAGGCTGGGGGGGTACCCATCTACTACAGTGTCAtcccagctgcccagcagaatGGCACCAG CCCTTCGGTGGGGTTCCTTCAGCCACCTGGCTCTGAACAGTATCCGATGCCACAGTCCCCATCACCCTGCAGCCCGCCGCAGATGCAACAGCAGTATTCAG GGGTGTCTCCATCAGGCCCTGGCATGGTTGTGATGCAGCTGAATGTACCCAATGGCCCCCAGGCCCCCCAGAATCCCCCTGTGGTGCAGTGGAGCCACTGTAAGTACTACAGCCTGGACCAGCGGGGGCAGAAGCCAGGAGACCTGTACAACCCAGACACCAGTGCTCAG gccagcacccagctgagcagccccatcACGTCCCCCACCCAATCCCCAACGCCATCTCCTGTCACCAACCTCAACAATGTCTGCACGGGGCTGAGccccctccctgtcctcacACAGTTCCCTCGGCCCATGGGCCCAGCACAAG GTGATGGACGCTACTCATTGCTGGGCCAGCCGCTGCAGTATAATCTGTCTATCTGTCCGCCACCGCTGCTCCACAACCAGCCCAACTACAATGCACACCAG ggGCAGACTGGAATGAAACATGGAAACCGGAGCAAGAGACAGGCCCTCAAGTCAGCATCCACTGATCTTGGGACAAGTGATGTAG tgctgggccGAGTGCTGGAGGTGACAGACCTGCCCGAGGGCATCACACGGACAGAGGCTGACAAGCTCTTCACTCAGCTTGCCATGGCTGGTGCCAAAATCCAGTGGCTCAAAGAGACTCAGGGGCGTCATGGAGATGGGGGCAGTGGGGACAACAATGGGACTCCAGAGAACGGCAGGCACAGTGACCTTGCTGCCTTATACACCATCGTGGCTGTGTTCCCCAGCCCACTGGCTGCCCAGAATGCCTCCCTCCGACTCAACAACTCTCTCAGCCGATTCAAGCTACGTGTGGCCAAAAAGAACTATGACTTGCGGGTGCTGGAGCGTGCCAGCTCACAGTAG
- the R3HDM2 gene encoding R3H domain-containing protein 2 isoform X7, with product MSNSSTTQESLEIMKETEKKVVEESVNKTKCVSRSPSKEEMEKDGGEEVSIRQESQRRTSTHGHARKRAKSNSKLKLVRSLAVCEESSSPFVDGLLESQDIIQLHVSCPSDKEEEKSTKDGAEKEEKDKNKEKTPRRMLSRDSSQEYTDSTGIDLHEFLVNTLKKNPRDRMMLLKLEQEILEFISDNNNQFKKFPQMTSYHRMLLHRVAAYFGMDHNVDQTGKAVIINKTSNTRIPEQRFSEHIKDEKNVEFPQRFILKRDDTSTDRDDNQTGQNGYLTDSRGNRDSLNRASGSRQSSTESEMKSLEPRPWSSTDSDGPVRNLRPPVTKASSFSGISILTRGDSIGSSKGSAASRTSRAGLVLGAPEACSQSPSSQPSGGLLPCTAQQPQPQPPQQPPAQPQGLSPAAQQQPAMSNHMISQPVPALQPVQYSPSSCPQVLLPVSPPQQYNLADELSNPFGQISLSRQGSTEAPDPSSAVFQSSLISQHPQQTGFIMATPGQPIPTSNYSASAHTATTQQVLQPQGYIQPPQQIQVSYYPPGQYPNSSQQYRSLSHPVAYSSQRTQQLPQQSQQPGLQPMMSNQQQTYQGVMGVQQAQPSGLLNSQRNSMGGQMQSMMGVQQAQPPGLLSNQRSGMGSQMQGLMVQYTPLPSYQVPVANESQSVVQQPFQQPVLVPASQSVQGGLQAGGVPIYYSVIPAAQQNGTSPSVGFLQPPGSEQYPMPQSPSPCSPPQMQQQYSGVSPSGPGMVVMQLNVPNGPQAPQNPPVVQWSHCKYYSLDQRGQKPGDLYNPDTSAQASTQLSSPITSPTQSPTPSPVTNLNNVCTGLSPLPVLTQFPRPMGPAQGDGRYSLLGQPLQYNLSICPPPLLHNQPNYNAHQGQTGMKHGNRSKRQALKSASTDLGTSDVVLGRVLEVTDLPEGITRTEADKLFTQLAMAGAKIQWLKETQGRHGDGGSGDNNGTPENGRHSDLAALYTIVAVFPSPLAAQNASLRLNNSLSRFKLRVAKKNYDLRVLERASSQ from the exons ATGTcaaacagcagcacaacacAGGAGTCACTGGAAATAAtgaaagagactgaaaaaaaggtGGTTGAGGAATCtgtgaacaaaaccaaatgtgTATCCAGGTCACCAAGcaaggaggagatggagaaggatggaggagaggaggtCAGCATACGCCAGGAATCTCAG AGGCGAACTTCAACTCATGGACATGCCAGAAAAAGAGCCAAG tctAATTCTAAACTTAAACTGGTCAGGAGTTTGGCTGTATGTGAAGAATCGTCTAGCCCCTTTGTAGATGGGCTTCTGGAATCCCAG GATATCATTCAGTTGCACGTTAGCTGCCCCTCTgacaaggaagaggaaaagtcCACAAAAGATGGggctgagaaagaagaaaaagacaagaataAAGAAAAGACACCAAGGAGAATGCTGTCTCGAG ATTCCAGCCAGGAATATACAGACTCCACTGGAATAGATTTGCATGAGTTTTTAgtaaatacactgaaaaaaaacccacg GGATAGAATGATGCTACTAAAGTTAGAACAGGAGATTCTGGAATTTATTAGTGATAACAA CAATCAGTTTAAGAAGTTCCCTCAGATGACCTCGTATCATAGGATGCTGCTGCACCGGGTAGCTGCCTACTTCGGCATGGACCACAACGTTGACCAAACTGGGAAGGCGGTCATTATCAACAAGACCAGTAACACACGAAT ccctgagcagaggTTCTCTGAGCATATCAAAGATGAGAAGAATGTGGAGTTCCCACAGAGGTTTATCCTAAAACGAGATGATACCAGCACGGACCGAGATGATAATCAG ACTGGCCAGAATGGATATCTCACTGACAGCAG GGGCAACCGGGACAGTTTGAACCGGGCCTCAGGCAGCcgccagagcagcacagagagcgAAATGAAGTCACTGGAGCCTCGGCCATGGAGCAGCACTGACTCAGATGGCCCTGTCCGCAACCTGCGACCACCAGTTACCAAAGCCAGCAGCTTCAGTGGCATCTCCATCCTGACACGAGGGGACAGCATCGGGAGTAGCAAAGGCAGCGCTGCCAGCAGAACATCCCGGGCAG GTTTGGTGCTAGGTGCCCCTGAAGCATGCAGCCAATCCCCTTCTTCACAGCCCAGCGGTggcctcctgccctgcacagcccagcagcctcagccacagccaccacaacagccaccagcacagccccaaggactttcacctgcagcccagcagcagccagccatgAGTAACCACATGATATCCCAG CCGGTCCCAGCGCTGCAGCCTGTTCAGTATTCTCCAAGCTCCTGCCCCCAGGTTCTCTTGCCAGTCTCTCCACCCCAGCAGTACAACTTG GCTGACGAACTCAGCAACCCCTTTGGGCAGATCAGTCTCAGCCGACAGGGCTCTACAGAAGCACCAGATCCTTCCTCAGCTGTGTTCCAGTCATCCCTCATTTCCCAGCATCCTCAGCAGACAGGATTCATCATGGCAACCCCTGGACAGCCCATTCCCACCTCCAACTACTCTGCCTCAGCGCACACGGCCACCACAcagcaggtgctgcagccccagggctaCATTCAGCCTCCCCAGCAA ATTCAGGTTTCTTACTACCCTCCTGGGCAGTATCCAAACTCCAGCCAGCAATACAGATCTCTCAGTCACCCAGTGGCCTACAGCTCCCAACGCActcagcagctcccccagcagtCCCAGCAGCCTG GTTTACAGCCAATGATGTCCAACCAGCAGCAAACATACCAAGGTGTAATGGGagtgcagcaggcacagccctcTGGGCTCCTCAACAGCCAGAGGAACAGCATGGGGGGCCAGATGCAGAGTATGATGGGAGtacagcaggcacagccccctGGCCTTCTCAGCAACCAGAGGAGCGGTATGGGGAGCCAGATGCAAGGCCTGATGGTCCAGTACACTCCACTGCCTTCGTATCAG GTTCCTGTGGCCAATGAGTCTCAGAGTGTCGTCCAGCAGCCCTTCCAGCAGCCAGTGCTTGTACCAGCTAGCCAGTCTGTTCAGGGGGGTCTTCAGGCTGGGGGGGTACCCATCTACTACAGTGTCAtcccagctgcccagcagaatGGCACCAG CCCTTCGGTGGGGTTCCTTCAGCCACCTGGCTCTGAACAGTATCCGATGCCACAGTCCCCATCACCCTGCAGCCCGCCGCAGATGCAACAGCAGTATTCAG GGGTGTCTCCATCAGGCCCTGGCATGGTTGTGATGCAGCTGAATGTACCCAATGGCCCCCAGGCCCCCCAGAATCCCCCTGTGGTGCAGTGGAGCCACTGTAAGTACTACAGCCTGGACCAGCGGGGGCAGAAGCCAGGAGACCTGTACAACCCAGACACCAGTGCTCAG gccagcacccagctgagcagccccatcACGTCCCCCACCCAATCCCCAACGCCATCTCCTGTCACCAACCTCAACAATGTCTGCACGGGGCTGAGccccctccctgtcctcacACAGTTCCCTCGGCCCATGGGCCCAGCACAAG GTGATGGACGCTACTCATTGCTGGGCCAGCCGCTGCAGTATAATCTGTCTATCTGTCCGCCACCGCTGCTCCACAACCAGCCCAACTACAATGCACACCAG ggGCAGACTGGAATGAAACATGGAAACCGGAGCAAGAGACAGGCCCTCAAGTCAGCATCCACTGATCTTGGGACAAGTGATGTAG tgctgggccGAGTGCTGGAGGTGACAGACCTGCCCGAGGGCATCACACGGACAGAGGCTGACAAGCTCTTCACTCAGCTTGCCATGGCTGGTGCCAAAATCCAGTGGCTCAAAGAGACTCAGGGGCGTCATGGAGATGGGGGCAGTGGGGACAACAATGGGACTCCAGAGAACGGCAGGCACAGTGACCTTGCTGCCTTATACACCATCGTGGCTGTGTTCCCCAGCCCACTGGCTGCCCAGAATGCCTCCCTCCGACTCAACAACTCTCTCAGCCGATTCAAGCTACGTGTGGCCAAAAAGAACTATGACTTGCGGGTGCTGGAGCGTGCCAGCTCACAGTAG
- the R3HDM2 gene encoding R3H domain-containing protein 2 isoform X8 gives MSNSSTTQESLEIMKETEKKVVEESVNKTKCVSRSPSKEEMEKDGGEEVSIRQESQRRTSTHGHARKRAKSNSKLKLVRSLAVCEESSSPFVDGLLESQDIIQLHVSCPSDKEEEKSTKDGAEKEEKDKNKEKTPRRMLSRDSSQEYTDSTGIDLHEFLVNTLKKNPRDRMMLLKLEQEILEFISDNNNQFKKFPQMTSYHRMLLHRVAAYFGMDHNVDQTGKAVIINKTSNTRIPEQRFSEHIKDEKNVEFPQRFILKRDDTSTDRDDNQTGQNGYLTDSRISKEGFSSSSHKWKQIFRGNRDSLNRASGSRQSSTESEMKSLEPRPWSSTDSDGPVRNLRPPVTKASSFSGISILTRGDSIGSSKGSAASRTSRAGLVLGAPEACSQSPSSQPSGGLLPCTAQQPQPQPPQQPPAQPQGLSPAAQQQPAMSNHMISQADELSNPFGQISLSRQGSTEAPDPSSAVFQSSLISQHPQQTGFIMATPGQPIPTSNYSASAHTATTQQVLQPQGYIQPPQQIQVSYYPPGQYPNSSQQYRSLSHPVAYSSQRTQQLPQQSQQPGLQPMMSNQQQTYQGVMGVQQAQPSGLLNSQRNSMGGQMQSMMGVQQAQPPGLLSNQRSGMGSQMQGLMVQYTPLPSYQVPVANESQSVVQQPFQQPVLVPASQSVQGGLQAGGVPIYYSVIPAAQQNGTSPSVGFLQPPGSEQYPMPQSPSPCSPPQMQQQYSGVSPSGPGMVVMQLNVPNGPQAPQNPPVVQWSHCKYYSLDQRGQKPGDLYNPDTSAQASTQLSSPITSPTQSPTPSPVTNLNNVCTGLSPLPVLTQFPRPMGPAQGDGRYSLLGQPLQYNLSICPPPLLHNQPNYNAHQGQTGMKHGNRSKRQALKSASTDLGTSDVVLGRVLEVTDLPEGITRTEADKLFTQLAMAGAKIQWLKETQGRHGDGGSGDNNGTPENGRHSDLAALYTIVAVFPSPLAAQNASLRLNNSLSRFKLRVAKKNYDLRVLERASSQ, from the exons ATGTcaaacagcagcacaacacAGGAGTCACTGGAAATAAtgaaagagactgaaaaaaaggtGGTTGAGGAATCtgtgaacaaaaccaaatgtgTATCCAGGTCACCAAGcaaggaggagatggagaaggatggaggagaggaggtCAGCATACGCCAGGAATCTCAG AGGCGAACTTCAACTCATGGACATGCCAGAAAAAGAGCCAAG tctAATTCTAAACTTAAACTGGTCAGGAGTTTGGCTGTATGTGAAGAATCGTCTAGCCCCTTTGTAGATGGGCTTCTGGAATCCCAG GATATCATTCAGTTGCACGTTAGCTGCCCCTCTgacaaggaagaggaaaagtcCACAAAAGATGGggctgagaaagaagaaaaagacaagaataAAGAAAAGACACCAAGGAGAATGCTGTCTCGAG ATTCCAGCCAGGAATATACAGACTCCACTGGAATAGATTTGCATGAGTTTTTAgtaaatacactgaaaaaaaacccacg GGATAGAATGATGCTACTAAAGTTAGAACAGGAGATTCTGGAATTTATTAGTGATAACAA CAATCAGTTTAAGAAGTTCCCTCAGATGACCTCGTATCATAGGATGCTGCTGCACCGGGTAGCTGCCTACTTCGGCATGGACCACAACGTTGACCAAACTGGGAAGGCGGTCATTATCAACAAGACCAGTAACACACGAAT ccctgagcagaggTTCTCTGAGCATATCAAAGATGAGAAGAATGTGGAGTTCCCACAGAGGTTTATCCTAAAACGAGATGATACCAGCACGGACCGAGATGATAATCAG ACTGGCCAGAATGGATATCTCACTGACAGCAG AATCTCCAAAGAAGGCTTTTCTTCTAGTTCACACAAATGGAAGCAGATTTTTAG GGGCAACCGGGACAGTTTGAACCGGGCCTCAGGCAGCcgccagagcagcacagagagcgAAATGAAGTCACTGGAGCCTCGGCCATGGAGCAGCACTGACTCAGATGGCCCTGTCCGCAACCTGCGACCACCAGTTACCAAAGCCAGCAGCTTCAGTGGCATCTCCATCCTGACACGAGGGGACAGCATCGGGAGTAGCAAAGGCAGCGCTGCCAGCAGAACATCCCGGGCAG GTTTGGTGCTAGGTGCCCCTGAAGCATGCAGCCAATCCCCTTCTTCACAGCCCAGCGGTggcctcctgccctgcacagcccagcagcctcagccacagccaccacaacagccaccagcacagccccaaggactttcacctgcagcccagcagcagccagccatgAGTAACCACATGATATCCCAG GCTGACGAACTCAGCAACCCCTTTGGGCAGATCAGTCTCAGCCGACAGGGCTCTACAGAAGCACCAGATCCTTCCTCAGCTGTGTTCCAGTCATCCCTCATTTCCCAGCATCCTCAGCAGACAGGATTCATCATGGCAACCCCTGGACAGCCCATTCCCACCTCCAACTACTCTGCCTCAGCGCACACGGCCACCACAcagcaggtgctgcagccccagggctaCATTCAGCCTCCCCAGCAA ATTCAGGTTTCTTACTACCCTCCTGGGCAGTATCCAAACTCCAGCCAGCAATACAGATCTCTCAGTCACCCAGTGGCCTACAGCTCCCAACGCActcagcagctcccccagcagtCCCAGCAGCCTG GTTTACAGCCAATGATGTCCAACCAGCAGCAAACATACCAAGGTGTAATGGGagtgcagcaggcacagccctcTGGGCTCCTCAACAGCCAGAGGAACAGCATGGGGGGCCAGATGCAGAGTATGATGGGAGtacagcaggcacagccccctGGCCTTCTCAGCAACCAGAGGAGCGGTATGGGGAGCCAGATGCAAGGCCTGATGGTCCAGTACACTCCACTGCCTTCGTATCAG GTTCCTGTGGCCAATGAGTCTCAGAGTGTCGTCCAGCAGCCCTTCCAGCAGCCAGTGCTTGTACCAGCTAGCCAGTCTGTTCAGGGGGGTCTTCAGGCTGGGGGGGTACCCATCTACTACAGTGTCAtcccagctgcccagcagaatGGCACCAG CCCTTCGGTGGGGTTCCTTCAGCCACCTGGCTCTGAACAGTATCCGATGCCACAGTCCCCATCACCCTGCAGCCCGCCGCAGATGCAACAGCAGTATTCAG GGGTGTCTCCATCAGGCCCTGGCATGGTTGTGATGCAGCTGAATGTACCCAATGGCCCCCAGGCCCCCCAGAATCCCCCTGTGGTGCAGTGGAGCCACTGTAAGTACTACAGCCTGGACCAGCGGGGGCAGAAGCCAGGAGACCTGTACAACCCAGACACCAGTGCTCAG gccagcacccagctgagcagccccatcACGTCCCCCACCCAATCCCCAACGCCATCTCCTGTCACCAACCTCAACAATGTCTGCACGGGGCTGAGccccctccctgtcctcacACAGTTCCCTCGGCCCATGGGCCCAGCACAAG GTGATGGACGCTACTCATTGCTGGGCCAGCCGCTGCAGTATAATCTGTCTATCTGTCCGCCACCGCTGCTCCACAACCAGCCCAACTACAATGCACACCAG ggGCAGACTGGAATGAAACATGGAAACCGGAGCAAGAGACAGGCCCTCAAGTCAGCATCCACTGATCTTGGGACAAGTGATGTAG tgctgggccGAGTGCTGGAGGTGACAGACCTGCCCGAGGGCATCACACGGACAGAGGCTGACAAGCTCTTCACTCAGCTTGCCATGGCTGGTGCCAAAATCCAGTGGCTCAAAGAGACTCAGGGGCGTCATGGAGATGGGGGCAGTGGGGACAACAATGGGACTCCAGAGAACGGCAGGCACAGTGACCTTGCTGCCTTATACACCATCGTGGCTGTGTTCCCCAGCCCACTGGCTGCCCAGAATGCCTCCCTCCGACTCAACAACTCTCTCAGCCGATTCAAGCTACGTGTGGCCAAAAAGAACTATGACTTGCGGGTGCTGGAGCGTGCCAGCTCACAGTAG